A genomic region of Acidobacteriota bacterium contains the following coding sequences:
- the cofD gene encoding 2-phospho-L-lactate transferase, which produces MAPVPPRVEIGDEFSRPDAVPVVALAGGVGAAKLVWGLALEGLGRRLSVVVNTGDDLEAVGLRICPDLDTITYTLAGLSNRTWGWGIEGDTFRCLNALGRLGADTWFGLGDQDLATHLWRTSLLNQGWGLAAVTAHICEALGVEVSVLPMAEGYAPTLVETDAGRLHLQEYLVREKCGPRVRGFEYTGLDSQRPAPGVEKAIRNARIIVICPSNPFISVGPILAVPGIRQAVASSPALVAAVSPIVGGRALKGPAAKMLEELGHPVSAEGVARIYRGLLDVFVLDERDAGSALAIEGLGMRVVVRNTIMDTPSAKRALARALLRLV; this is translated from the coding sequence GTGGCGCCCGTCCCTCCCCGTGTCGAGATCGGCGATGAGTTTTCGAGGCCGGACGCCGTTCCCGTGGTGGCGTTGGCCGGAGGCGTCGGTGCCGCAAAGCTGGTCTGGGGTTTGGCGCTGGAGGGGCTCGGACGCCGCCTGTCCGTCGTGGTCAATACCGGGGATGACCTGGAGGCCGTCGGGCTGCGGATCTGCCCGGATCTCGACACCATCACCTACACCCTGGCGGGGCTGTCCAACCGGACCTGGGGCTGGGGCATCGAGGGAGACACGTTCCGCTGCTTGAATGCCCTTGGCCGCTTGGGTGCGGACACCTGGTTCGGCTTGGGAGACCAGGACCTGGCAACCCATCTCTGGCGAACCTCCCTGTTGAACCAGGGCTGGGGCCTGGCGGCCGTGACCGCACATATCTGCGAAGCGCTGGGGGTGGAGGTTTCGGTCCTGCCCATGGCCGAAGGCTACGCGCCGACTCTCGTGGAGACCGATGCCGGCCGCCTTCATCTCCAGGAATACCTGGTCAGGGAGAAGTGCGGTCCCCGGGTCCGGGGATTCGAGTACACGGGTTTGGATTCACAACGCCCCGCCCCGGGAGTGGAGAAGGCCATACGAAACGCCCGGATCATCGTCATCTGTCCCAGCAATCCCTTCATCAGCGTGGGACCGATTCTGGCGGTCCCCGGAATCAGGCAGGCGGTGGCGTCGAGTCCTGCCTTGGTGGCGGCGGTCAGTCCCATCGTCGGCGGGCGGGCCCTCAAGGGACCGGCGGCGAAAATGCTCGAGGAACTGGGGCATCCGGTCTCGGCCGAAGGGGTTGCCCGGATCTACCGGGGTCTCTTGGATGTCTTCGTGTTGGACGAACGCGATGCCGGAAGCGCGCTGGCCATCGAAGGTCTGGGCATGCGGGTCGTGGTCCGAAATACGATCATGGACACCCCCAGCGCGAAACGGGCGCTGGCACGCGCTCTCTTGCGGTTGGTATGA
- the cofG gene encoding 7,8-didemethyl-8-hydroxy-5-deazariboflavin synthase CofG, producing MQTLCRAAARLRDRVKGRTISFSPKVFIPLTRLCRDRCGYCAFRKDANDEFPPYLNPDQVLTVVRRGEELGCREALFVLGDRPERRYPEARRWLRRHGYDSTIEYLYDMCSLVLAESRLFPHSNPGILTRGELAALKQVNVSMGLMLESTSRRLCEPGGPHHRNPTKDPRLRLRVLRDAGELKIPFTTGLLVGIGETAQDRVDSLHQLRRLQSRYGHLQEFIIQNFVPKPGTPMAATPGATGREMMETLSRARLILGGSANLQAPPNLSARSLRYLNYLDAGINDWGGISPLTIDFVNPEAPWPRIAALASQTESRGFRLKARFPVYPEYIREPSSFLPSALRSRLRAEADPDGYFPAASLRAQTPVSAVEAAGAG from the coding sequence GTGCAAACGCTTTGCCGCGCCGCCGCGCGCCTGCGCGACCGGGTCAAGGGCCGGACCATCAGCTTTTCGCCCAAAGTCTTCATCCCCCTGACCCGCCTCTGCCGTGACCGTTGCGGCTACTGCGCCTTCCGGAAGGATGCCAATGACGAGTTCCCACCCTACTTGAACCCGGACCAGGTTCTCACCGTCGTTCGCCGGGGGGAGGAACTGGGCTGCCGCGAGGCCCTTTTCGTTTTGGGCGACCGGCCGGAGCGGCGCTACCCGGAAGCGCGCCGCTGGCTTCGCCGGCACGGATACGACAGCACGATCGAGTATCTCTACGACATGTGCTCGCTGGTTTTGGCGGAGAGCCGCCTCTTCCCCCACAGCAATCCCGGCATTCTCACCCGGGGCGAGCTGGCGGCCCTGAAACAGGTCAACGTGTCCATGGGACTGATGCTGGAAAGCACGAGCCGCCGACTCTGCGAACCGGGAGGCCCGCATCATCGGAATCCAACCAAGGACCCCCGGTTGCGACTTCGAGTGCTTCGGGACGCCGGCGAACTGAAGATCCCCTTCACAACCGGACTTCTGGTCGGAATCGGGGAAACCGCCCAGGACCGGGTCGACTCCCTTCACCAGCTCCGGCGCCTTCAGAGCCGGTACGGCCACCTGCAGGAATTCATCATCCAGAACTTCGTCCCCAAGCCGGGAACTCCCATGGCGGCAACGCCGGGTGCAACCGGCCGGGAGATGATGGAAACGCTCTCACGCGCCCGTCTGATTCTGGGCGGCTCAGCCAACCTGCAGGCGCCTCCCAATCTCTCGGCCCGCAGTCTTCGTTATCTGAATTACCTCGACGCCGGAATCAACGATTGGGGCGGCATTTCTCCGCTGACCATCGACTTCGTGAATCCCGAGGCCCCCTGGCCCCGAATCGCCGCCCTGGCCAGTCAAACCGAATCGCGCGGCTTCCGGCTCAAGGCCCGCTTTCCCGTCTATCCCGAATACATTCGGGAGCCTTCTTCATTCCTGCCGTCGGCTCTCCGCTCCCGGCTGCGGGCCGAGGCGGACCCGGACGGGTATTTCCCGGCCGCCTCCCTCCGGGCGCAGACCCCGGTTTCAGCCGTGGAGGCCGCCGGTGCCGGTTGA
- the mnmE gene encoding tRNA uridine-5-carboxymethylaminomethyl(34) synthesis GTPase MnmE, with translation MKARDPIGASSSTPLPDATEPYSETIVAAATPPGRGAIKLIRVSGPASRNLVGRRLPPSLNRPWRPRHSSLTDFLDRDGKRIDQVLVTFFAAPASYTGEDVVEISCHGSPAVEAQIVSGLLEAGARLAEPGEFTLRAFLNGKMDLVQAEAVRDLIRSQTVHQARVARDQLDGKLSRLLRSAKERLVRIISHMETGLEFVEDPVEPDSREDLLRDLRRIVGRIGRLEETFRVGRVLRDGFTATIVGRPNAGKSSIFNALCRYDRAIVSTLPGTTRDAIDQTVDLEGIPMQLVDTAGIRTARSPVERLGVRKSLDYVGASDLTLFVVDRSRGFSAEDARIWTELKDTPYLLVVNKVDLEAVVRIPSELESGARCRSDVSALTGEGLDVLRRAIRKAVAPESDWERERVVITELRHKECLQRARLRLCEGMKGYRDGLSEEFPLYHLRGALSELDAVTGETTVEDLLGQIFSTFCIGK, from the coding sequence GTGAAGGCACGGGACCCAATCGGCGCGTCATCATCTACGCCACTTCCTGACGCCACCGAACCGTACAGTGAAACCATAGTTGCGGCGGCCACACCCCCGGGGCGCGGCGCCATCAAGTTGATTCGCGTCAGCGGTCCGGCCAGCCGCAACCTGGTGGGCCGGCGGCTTCCTCCCTCGCTGAACCGGCCATGGAGACCCCGGCATTCATCGTTGACCGACTTTCTGGACCGGGACGGGAAGCGAATCGACCAGGTGCTGGTGACGTTTTTCGCGGCTCCGGCCTCGTATACCGGGGAGGATGTGGTGGAGATTTCCTGTCATGGAAGTCCGGCCGTGGAGGCGCAGATCGTGAGTGGTCTTCTGGAAGCGGGCGCCCGGCTGGCTGAACCGGGAGAGTTTACGTTGCGTGCGTTTCTCAACGGGAAGATGGATCTGGTCCAGGCGGAGGCGGTTCGCGATCTGATCCGAAGCCAGACGGTCCACCAGGCGCGCGTCGCACGGGACCAACTGGATGGCAAGTTGTCGCGGTTGCTCCGGTCGGCGAAGGAACGCCTGGTGCGGATCATCTCCCACATGGAAACCGGATTGGAATTCGTTGAAGATCCCGTGGAACCCGACAGCCGGGAGGATTTGCTTCGGGACTTGCGGCGGATCGTCGGCCGCATCGGCCGCCTGGAGGAGACATTTCGGGTGGGGCGGGTTCTCCGGGATGGATTCACAGCCACCATCGTCGGTCGTCCGAACGCTGGTAAGTCCAGTATTTTCAATGCGTTATGTAGATATGACCGAGCGATTGTGAGCACTCTCCCCGGGACCACCAGAGACGCCATCGACCAAACGGTGGATCTGGAGGGCATCCCGATGCAGTTGGTGGATACGGCAGGAATCCGAACAGCGCGAAGCCCGGTGGAGCGGCTCGGTGTTCGAAAATCATTGGACTACGTCGGCGCTTCGGACTTGACTTTGTTCGTGGTCGATCGCAGCAGAGGCTTCTCGGCGGAGGACGCCAGAATCTGGACGGAGCTCAAGGATACGCCCTATCTGTTGGTGGTGAACAAGGTGGACCTGGAGGCGGTGGTTCGAATTCCATCGGAACTGGAGTCGGGCGCACGCTGCAGGTCGGACGTTTCCGCCCTGACGGGGGAGGGGCTGGACGTCCTCAGGCGGGCGATCCGGAAGGCCGTGGCGCCCGAAAGCGACTGGGAACGGGAACGCGTCGTGATCACCGAGCTCCGGCACAAAGAGTGTCTGCAGCGTGCCCGGCTGCGGCTCTGCGAGGGAATGAAAGGCTACCGGGACGGTCTGAGCGAAGAGTTTCCGCTCTACCATCTGCGGGGCGCCCTGTCCGAACTGGACGCTGTGACGGGCGAGACGACAGTGGAGGACCTGCTGGGACAGATCTTCAGCACGTTCTGCATTGGGAAATAG
- the cofC gene encoding 2-phospho-L-lactate guanylyltransferase: MNVVLLPVKELAQAKRRMAPWLSRRERAGLVRAMLEDVGRALASARLPDKVVVAGRDPELAAYAERRRWEFIREWSQTSESRSVDESAIALRQQGATSVLRVPLDVPLIEGRDVDTLLGRPLAAPAALLVPSRDGRGTNALLRMPPDAFPSRFGRDSLRRHLAEARRARVDATVLSNPRFGLDLDGPEDLVRFWQGKGGAATRGYLAESGLAARLAGKGWSLHG, from the coding sequence ATGAACGTCGTTCTGTTGCCGGTCAAGGAATTGGCGCAAGCCAAACGGAGAATGGCGCCCTGGCTGTCCCGCCGGGAAAGGGCTGGTCTGGTCCGGGCCATGTTGGAGGATGTGGGCCGGGCGCTGGCGAGCGCGAGATTGCCGGACAAGGTGGTGGTGGCCGGCCGGGACCCTGAGCTTGCGGCCTACGCTGAACGACGCCGGTGGGAGTTCATTCGGGAGTGGTCCCAAACCTCCGAGAGCCGCTCCGTGGATGAGAGCGCAATCGCGCTGCGCCAGCAGGGAGCAACCTCCGTTCTCAGGGTGCCGCTTGACGTCCCCCTCATCGAGGGGCGTGACGTGGACACTTTGCTGGGGCGTCCGTTGGCCGCTCCGGCGGCGCTCCTGGTGCCCTCACGGGACGGCCGGGGCACCAATGCCTTGCTGAGAATGCCTCCGGATGCATTTCCGTCCCGCTTCGGCCGTGACAGCCTGCGCCGGCATCTGGCAGAGGCGCGCCGCGCCCGGGTTGACGCCACCGTGTTGTCGAACCCGCGGTTCGGCCTGGATCTGGACGGGCCCGAAGACCTGGTGCGGTTCTGGCAGGGAAAGGGGGGAGCGGCGACCAGGGGCTATCTCGCCGAGAGCGGTCTCGCCGCCCGCCTGGCCGGGAAGGGGTGGAGCCTTCATGGGTGA
- the yidD gene encoding membrane protein insertion efficiency factor YidD has protein sequence MRRFLTGWLRLYQKFVSPFLPPSCRFHPTCSEYMRQAIQKKGVLKGMLLGLRRVACCHPWHAGGFDPLP, from the coding sequence GTGAGGCGGTTCCTGACCGGATGGTTGCGTCTGTACCAGAAGTTCGTCTCTCCGTTCTTGCCTCCGTCCTGTCGATTTCACCCCACCTGTTCGGAGTACATGCGCCAGGCAATTCAGAAAAAGGGAGTGCTCAAGGGGATGCTGCTCGGGCTCAGGCGAGTGGCTTGTTGTCACCCATGGCACGCTGGAGGGTTCGACCCTCTTCCGTAG
- the rpmH gene encoding 50S ribosomal protein L34: MKRTFQPNNRRRKKNHGFRARMASPAGRAILRRRRAKKRTMLSVSG; the protein is encoded by the coding sequence ATGAAGCGAACCTTTCAACCGAACAATCGCCGTCGCAAGAAGAATCATGGGTTCCGGGCGCGCATGGCGTCGCCTGCGGGCCGCGCAATTTTGAGGCGGCGACGAGCCAAAAAGCGGACGATGCTTTCGGTGAGCGGGTGA
- the pheA gene encoding prephenate dehydratase has translation MEVFLDADLHDKRNATRVAIQGERGSFSEEAAMQMVPGPVEFLCCRTFDEVFLRTAQGECGCCVIPIENSLAGSIHRNYDLLVRHGLRIRQETNLLVQHSLITLAGSAFEDVKTVRSHPVALDQCELFFERHPHLVRETGYDTSGSVKEIVEEGLRDHAAIAGRNAARFYGAKVLMERIEDREENFTRFFLLSSKSSVSETADKTSVVFSFKNAAGALFKCLSVFALRDIDLTKIESRPIHGRPWEYLFYLDFLGNTGETRVRNALGHLGELTEVLTVLGCYPRDATHEKKGM, from the coding sequence ATGGAGGTTTTTTTGGACGCGGATCTGCACGACAAGCGAAATGCGACCCGAGTCGCCATTCAGGGAGAACGTGGATCGTTCAGCGAGGAGGCGGCCATGCAGATGGTCCCGGGGCCCGTGGAGTTTCTCTGCTGCCGGACTTTCGACGAAGTCTTCCTGCGTACGGCCCAGGGAGAATGCGGCTGTTGCGTCATTCCCATAGAGAATTCCCTGGCCGGGTCGATTCACCGGAACTACGATCTGCTGGTCCGTCACGGATTGAGGATTCGACAGGAGACGAATCTGCTCGTCCAACACAGCCTGATCACGTTGGCCGGGAGCGCCTTCGAGGACGTGAAGACGGTCCGCTCCCATCCGGTGGCATTGGATCAGTGCGAGCTCTTTTTCGAGCGCCATCCGCATCTGGTGCGGGAAACCGGCTACGATACGTCCGGAAGCGTCAAGGAGATCGTCGAGGAAGGCCTCCGGGACCATGCCGCCATCGCCGGCAGGAACGCTGCACGGTTCTACGGCGCGAAAGTCCTGATGGAGCGGATCGAGGACCGAGAGGAGAACTTCACCCGTTTCTTTCTGCTCTCGAGCAAATCCTCGGTATCCGAAACCGCGGATAAGACCTCCGTCGTCTTCAGTTTCAAGAATGCCGCCGGGGCGCTCTTCAAGTGTCTGAGCGTCTTCGCCCTGAGGGACATCGACCTGACCAAGATCGAGTCCCGTCCCATCCATGGCCGTCCCTGGGAGTACCTGTTCTACCTCGACTTTCTCGGGAACACCGGCGAGACGCGGGTGCGCAACGCGTTGGGGCACCTCGGCGAGCTGACGGAGGTCCTGACGGTGTTGGGCTGCTATCCTAGGGATGCGACGCATGAAAAGAAGGGCATGTAG
- the rnpA gene encoding ribonuclease P protein component yields the protein MKQFGFSWEERLHTRKEYLAVYRNGYRVFTPYFVLYFRENGRTRSRLGIAASRKVGPPVVRNRIRRRLRESFRMNKRGILPCSDVVVNVRRGAVAATFQELQGEFLRMVSRWNGRRQGA from the coding sequence GTGAAACAGTTTGGTTTCTCCTGGGAAGAGCGCCTGCACACCCGGAAAGAATATCTAGCCGTTTACCGGAACGGGTACAGGGTCTTCACGCCCTACTTCGTCCTCTACTTTCGTGAGAACGGGCGGACGCGCAGCCGGCTGGGGATCGCCGCGTCCCGCAAGGTGGGTCCGCCGGTGGTGAGAAACCGCATCCGGCGTCGCCTGCGGGAGAGCTTCCGCATGAACAAGCGGGGGATTCTTCCCTGCTCCGACGTCGTGGTCAATGTTCGGCGTGGCGCCGTGGCGGCGACCTTCCAGGAACTTCAAGGAGAGTTTCTTCGAATGGTTTCACGCTGGAACGGAAGGAGGCAGGGGGCGTGA
- a CDS encoding ParB/RepB/Spo0J family partition protein, translating to MMRKVLGRGLDALLPKTETSSYFLQIELNRIRPNPFQPRIHMDRAKLQELADSITENGVLQPIVVRSRPEGYEIVAGERRWKAAQQAGLPRIPAVVQDLSDQRMVEVAVVENIQRDELSPIEEAHAYHILIEDFQLTQEQVSQRVGRSRAAVANTLRLLRLPKTVQESLLGGRISMGHARALIPLTQAQQLKLARQIVSEDLSVRQVERRVRALRLPPSRPSALDPNVKAAQQRLQRRWKTRVQIRSRGSKGRIVFYFNSHDELDRLYENLMKEE from the coding sequence ATGATGCGAAAAGTTCTTGGACGCGGACTGGACGCCCTGCTGCCCAAAACAGAAACCAGCTCCTATTTTCTCCAGATCGAGCTGAATCGGATCCGCCCCAATCCCTTCCAGCCCAGAATCCACATGGACCGCGCCAAACTACAGGAGCTCGCCGATTCGATCACCGAAAACGGCGTTCTACAACCCATCGTCGTCCGGTCCCGGCCAGAGGGTTACGAAATCGTCGCCGGAGAACGACGCTGGAAGGCGGCTCAACAGGCCGGTCTTCCTCGGATCCCTGCCGTCGTTCAGGATCTTTCCGACCAAAGAATGGTGGAAGTCGCCGTCGTCGAGAATATTCAGCGGGACGAATTGAGTCCCATCGAGGAAGCGCACGCGTACCACATCCTGATCGAAGATTTTCAGCTCACCCAGGAACAGGTGTCTCAACGCGTCGGCCGCAGCCGCGCGGCCGTAGCCAACACTCTTCGCCTGCTGCGGCTTCCCAAAACAGTCCAGGAGTCCCTTTTGGGCGGCAGGATCAGCATGGGACACGCCCGGGCGCTGATTCCCCTGACTCAGGCACAGCAATTGAAGTTGGCCCGCCAAATCGTGTCGGAGGACCTCTCGGTCCGGCAGGTGGAGCGCCGCGTCCGGGCCCTGCGCCTCCCACCCTCGCGGCCGTCCGCCCTTGACCCCAACGTCAAGGCCGCGCAACAGAGGCTGCAACGACGTTGGAAGACGAGGGTTCAGATCCGTAGCCGGGGCTCAAAGGGCCGGATCGTCTTCTACTTCAATTCCCATGACGAACTGGATCGTCTGTACGAGAACCTCATGAAGGAGGAGTGA
- the yidC gene encoding membrane protein insertase YidC, protein MAMLLSMAVLLLIPFLYQRFEPPPPPAVVETPEEQEVEEQRAEPEPPPERVSRETPPSSEPLSPTQGQDRKIQVENDDMVLTWSSTGARLESVHLKRYSNESGEPVELLVQGLSETFPRPMQLRLDDEELDLELATSPFEVAGAAAGRVQAPAQIAFSYRSQGLLVEEEISIPGSGHTLDVRTRVELGGRPASYSVLLGPGIGEADPEGGASTDFWWPGVAYHAAGSMEKYEASDLAEGAHRIETAARWVAVDSKYFTCVVVGPGEIRAARLSAVPLAGLDGSEADETTLVLGEAEFRGTARYTLFLGPKDQEELVLADPSLGDIIDYGWFDLLVRPLLYCLKLTYAYVGNYGVAIIVLTFLINLALFPLRYKQIVSMKKMAELQPKVRSIQDRYKRMKRTDPRRQQMNAEMMGLYKKHGVNPLGGCLPLVIQMPFLFAFYRMLDSSIELRAAPFMGWIQDLSRHDPYYITPVVMGASMVVQQKMTPAAGDPMQRRMMMLLPVVFTFFFLNLSSGLVVYFLFSNLFAMMFQVLMQRWKPELAPKRKSSPKKTRKK, encoded by the coding sequence ATGGCGATGCTTCTTTCCATGGCCGTTCTGCTGCTGATTCCCTTCCTCTACCAGCGGTTTGAACCGCCTCCGCCTCCGGCCGTTGTGGAAACGCCTGAGGAGCAGGAGGTTGAAGAGCAGCGGGCCGAGCCCGAACCGCCTCCGGAGCGCGTTTCCCGGGAAACTCCCCCCAGCAGCGAGCCCTTGAGTCCAACCCAGGGGCAGGATCGCAAGATTCAGGTCGAGAATGACGACATGGTGCTGACCTGGAGCAGCACCGGCGCCCGGCTGGAGAGCGTGCACCTCAAACGGTATTCGAATGAGTCGGGCGAGCCTGTCGAGCTGTTGGTGCAGGGACTCTCCGAAACCTTCCCCAGACCCATGCAATTGCGTCTGGATGATGAAGAACTGGATCTGGAACTGGCCACCTCCCCGTTCGAAGTCGCGGGAGCGGCGGCCGGCCGGGTGCAGGCGCCGGCGCAGATTGCATTCAGCTACCGGAGCCAGGGCCTTTTGGTGGAAGAGGAGATCAGCATCCCCGGATCGGGGCACACGTTGGATGTCCGGACACGGGTCGAGCTCGGGGGAAGGCCGGCATCTTATTCGGTCCTGTTGGGGCCGGGCATCGGAGAAGCGGACCCGGAGGGAGGCGCTTCTACCGATTTCTGGTGGCCTGGCGTTGCCTACCACGCAGCGGGGTCGATGGAAAAGTACGAGGCTTCCGACCTGGCCGAGGGAGCCCACCGGATCGAGACGGCTGCCCGATGGGTGGCTGTCGACAGCAAGTACTTCACCTGCGTCGTGGTCGGGCCGGGAGAAATCCGCGCGGCGCGTCTTTCGGCGGTCCCTTTGGCTGGGTTGGACGGCAGCGAGGCCGATGAAACCACACTCGTATTGGGAGAAGCCGAATTCAGGGGCACGGCGCGGTACACGTTGTTCCTGGGGCCCAAAGACCAAGAGGAGCTGGTCCTCGCCGACCCCTCATTGGGGGACATCATCGACTATGGCTGGTTCGACCTTCTGGTGAGGCCCCTGCTCTATTGCCTGAAGCTGACCTATGCCTATGTGGGCAATTACGGCGTTGCCATCATCGTTTTAACCTTCCTCATCAATCTGGCTCTTTTCCCGCTGCGCTACAAGCAGATCGTGTCCATGAAGAAGATGGCCGAGCTTCAACCCAAGGTCCGCTCCATCCAGGATCGGTACAAGCGGATGAAGCGCACCGACCCCAGGCGCCAGCAGATGAATGCGGAAATGATGGGGTTGTACAAGAAGCATGGTGTGAATCCATTGGGCGGGTGCCTGCCGCTCGTGATCCAGATGCCCTTTCTCTTCGCCTTCTACCGGATGCTGGATTCCTCCATCGAATTGCGGGCGGCGCCGTTTATGGGCTGGATCCAGGATCTTTCCCGGCACGACCCCTACTACATCACCCCTGTCGTCATGGGGGCGAGCATGGTTGTGCAACAGAAGATGACGCCTGCGGCGGGAGATCCGATGCAGAGGCGCATGATGATGTTGCTGCCGGTGGTCTTCACATTCTTCTTCTTGAACCTGTCCAGCGGCCTGGTGGTTTACTTTCTGTTCAGCAACCTCTTTGCTATGATGTTCCAGGTTTTGATGCAGAGATGGAAGCCTGAGTTGGCCCCGAAGCGTAAGTCCTCCCCCAAGAAAACCAGGAAGAAGTGA
- the cofE gene encoding coenzyme F420-0:L-glutamate ligase — MGDGGVRILAIPGLPEVKRGDALGPLLLEALRGIPLRVRSGDILVLAHKIVSKAEGRTVPLAAVAPSPLADSWAREWGRDPRVVELALTESRRIVKMDRGVLLAETRHGFVCANAGVDLSNSPQGTATLLPEDPDRSAAAIRDCLIEATGSDLAVIISDTFGRPWREGQVNVAIGMAGGMPLSDYRGRKDGFGRTLRATCIARADEIASAAELVMGKRRRVPAALVRGVSLEDGPGDGSSLVRPAERDLFR, encoded by the coding sequence ATGGGTGACGGCGGCGTGCGCATCCTGGCCATCCCGGGGCTCCCGGAGGTGAAACGGGGGGACGCTCTGGGTCCACTCCTGTTGGAGGCGCTGAGGGGGATCCCATTGCGGGTCCGCTCAGGGGATATTCTGGTGCTGGCTCACAAGATCGTTTCCAAGGCGGAAGGGCGGACGGTGCCTCTGGCGGCGGTCGCCCCGTCTCCGTTGGCCGACTCCTGGGCGCGTGAATGGGGCCGTGATCCCAGGGTGGTCGAATTGGCCCTCACCGAGAGCCGGAGGATCGTGAAGATGGATCGCGGCGTCCTGCTGGCTGAAACCAGGCACGGGTTCGTGTGCGCCAATGCCGGTGTCGATCTCTCCAACAGTCCGCAGGGAACGGCCACCCTGCTTCCGGAGGATCCCGACCGCTCCGCGGCCGCCATCAGGGATTGCCTGATCGAGGCGACGGGTTCTGACTTGGCGGTGATCATTTCAGACACTTTCGGCCGGCCCTGGCGCGAGGGACAGGTGAACGTGGCCATCGGCATGGCGGGGGGAATGCCGTTGTCGGACTATCGGGGAAGGAAAGACGGGTTCGGCCGAACGTTGCGGGCCACCTGCATCGCCCGAGCCGACGAAATCGCCTCCGCCGCGGAGCTGGTGATGGGAAAACGGCGCCGGGTGCCGGCGGCGCTGGTCCGGGGAGTGAGCTTGGAAGACGGGCCAGGCGACGGATCGAGTCTGGTGCGTCCCGCGGAACGGGACCTGTTTCGCTAG
- the cofH gene encoding 5-amino-6-(D-ribitylamino)uracil--L-tyrosine 4-hydroxyphenyl transferase CofH: protein MPVDPERTLSGVRVDVARILGKSLEGRDLAVPDLVRLLECQGPEFLALLEAADSLRRRSVGDRVTYVVNRNINFTNVCAKKCSFCAFSRTYRSDEGYLLPVSEIVRRAREARKFGATEVCIQAGLPPAMPGDLYIRICQAVTDALPGLHVHAFSPEEISYGCQRSGMPVRDYLAELRDAGIGSLPGTSAEILDDDLRDLISPGRISSEEWTRVISTAHSLGIRTSSTMMFGHLETPVHIARHLAHLRTIQRQTGGFTEFVPLGFVHTEAPLYQSRRLPNLRPGPTGWEVLKVHAVARMALDKDIPNLQVSWVKEGMKLAQLCLAAGGNDLGGTLINESISTAAGAGHGQLVTPEELHRVIRDAGRVPAERNTLYGTLRTFTGDDEDGPHPLDSLRDGDRNRFGSYAQLTRSRKFRFSRGAAPGGRTRGTFTAEN from the coding sequence GTGCCGGTTGATCCGGAGCGGACGCTGAGCGGCGTTCGAGTCGACGTCGCCCGGATTCTGGGCAAGTCGCTGGAGGGCCGCGACCTGGCGGTTCCCGATTTGGTCCGGCTGTTGGAGTGCCAGGGACCCGAGTTTCTCGCCCTCCTCGAAGCCGCCGACTCTCTGAGGCGCCGTTCCGTCGGCGACCGGGTGACCTACGTGGTCAACCGCAACATCAATTTCACCAATGTCTGCGCCAAGAAATGCAGTTTTTGCGCCTTCAGCCGAACCTACCGCAGCGACGAAGGCTATCTGCTGCCCGTGTCCGAAATTGTCCGGCGGGCCCGCGAGGCGCGCAAATTCGGCGCTACGGAGGTCTGCATCCAGGCCGGGCTGCCTCCCGCCATGCCGGGTGACCTCTACATCCGCATCTGCCAGGCCGTGACCGACGCCCTGCCGGGCCTGCACGTCCACGCATTTTCGCCGGAGGAGATCTCGTACGGGTGCCAGCGCTCCGGGATGCCGGTCCGGGACTACCTGGCGGAACTCCGCGATGCGGGGATCGGCAGCCTCCCCGGCACATCCGCCGAAATCCTGGACGACGACCTGCGCGACCTCATCTCGCCCGGGCGCATCAGCAGTGAAGAATGGACCCGGGTCATTTCGACGGCCCACTCCCTCGGCATCCGAACCTCCTCCACCATGATGTTCGGCCACCTTGAAACCCCGGTCCACATTGCGCGGCACCTGGCGCACCTGAGAACCATCCAACGCCAGACCGGCGGTTTCACCGAGTTCGTACCCTTGGGCTTCGTCCACACGGAGGCGCCCCTCTACCAGAGCAGACGGCTGCCCAATCTCCGGCCCGGTCCCACGGGCTGGGAGGTTCTGAAGGTCCACGCCGTCGCCCGGATGGCGCTGGACAAGGACATTCCCAACCTCCAGGTCTCCTGGGTCAAGGAAGGGATGAAGCTGGCGCAACTCTGCCTGGCGGCCGGCGGCAACGACCTGGGGGGGACGCTGATCAACGAGAGCATATCCACCGCCGCCGGGGCCGGTCATGGCCAACTGGTGACCCCTGAAGAGCTGCATCGCGTGATTCGCGACGCGGGCAGAGTCCCGGCGGAACGGAACACGCTCTACGGGACTCTGCGCACCTTCACCGGCGACGATGAAGACGGGCCTCATCCGCTGGACTCCCTGCGGGACGGCGACCGGAACCGCTTCGGCTCCTATGCCCAGTTGACCCGGTCGCGGAAGTTTCGCTTCAGCCGCGGCGCCGCCCCGGGCGGGCGGACGCGTGGGACTTTCACCGCGGAGAACTAG